AATCAATCCTGAAGGAAGTGGAAATTTAAATGGAGCCGGGGAATATCACCACGGAGATATTGTTACAGTTTCAACTTCAGCAAATGAAGGCTGGGTTTTCAAAAATTGGACTGAAAATGAACAGAATATTTCCTCAAATTCAACTTATTCATTTACAATTTCAAGTCCGAGAAATTTTACTGCTAACTATGAAAAGAAAAAATATACAATAACAACAAGTGCATTTCCTATTGCTGGAGGTACAACAGCAGGAGGGGCAACATATTCACATGGCGATACCGTAACAATTGTCGCAACGCCAAAAAGTTCAGATGGCTATGATTTTATTAATTGGACAGAAAACGGATCTGAAGTTTCCACTAATAATACTTTCACATTTCTTGCTGATAATAATAGGACATTAGTCGCAAATTTTAGGTTAAGAACATATTCAATTGTGCTTTCTGCTTATCCTGCAAATTCAGGGTCTGTTACTGGGGGCAATACATATACACATGGACAAAATGTGGTAGCTCAAGCATCTCCTTCCAGTGGTTGGTTATTTGTCAATTGGACTGAGGATAATGTTAATGTATCAAACAATTCTACATATGGTTTTATAGCAAATAAAAATAGAACACTTACTGCAAATTTTTCGAAGGACATATATTCAATAAGTTCAGTTTCTTCTCCATTAGAAGCAGGAAGTATTTCAGGAACGGGATCTTTTTATTATGGACAAACTGCAACTTTGATAGCTGAAGCTAATCCCGGTTGGAAATTTGTTAACTGGACAAAAAATGGTACTATAGTTTCATCAGATACTGCTTTCATTTTTAATGTGAAAGGTTCTGAAAGTTTTGTTGCAAATTTCAAACTTGCGGATTATTTAATAAATTGTTCAAGTTTGCCAATTGAAGGCGGTTTTACCTCAGGTTGTGGAATTGCTCGATATAACCAGATTATGACTTTAAAAGCAGAAGCTAACGATGGTTATAGATTTATTAATTGGACGGAGAATGGAGTAATTGTTTCAAGCGATGCGCAATATGAATTTACTGTTAAAAAAAGTATAAATGTTATTGCAAATTTTGATTTTATTTCAAGTATTGAAAGAGAAGATTTTGAAAGCATTCCTGACCACTATTTTATGTCTAATGCATATCCTAATCCATTTAATCCTGAAACAAAAATTAAATTTGGTTTACCTGAACAATCAATTGTAAATTTAATTATTGTAGATATTACCGGAAGAATTGTTGATAATGCGATTGATGGTGTAATTTTACCAGCAGGAAATTTTACAAACAATTTTAGTGGAAAGAATTTAGCAAGTGGAATTTATTTTTTCATTTTGAACTCTAAATCGACAATTTCGGAAAAGCATTTTAGAAAAACCGGAAAATTAATTTTATTAAAGTAAAATTTTGTTTACATATTATTTTTCAATTATATATTTAATTGTATATTTTTAGAACATGATAAGAAAATACTTTTTTATTCTGATTATTATAAACTGTTTAACACTTACTACTTTTGCGCAAAGCAGTAAAAACATACATCCTTATTCTAATGATTTATTACTTACATTGGGAGTTGGACCAAATTACGCTTTAACAGATTATGAAAATTCAAATTTTGGTTTATCGTTTGTCGGCGGTTTGGAATATTATTTACCAACTTCTAATAGAAACGTTTTCGGCTTTAAATTGAACTTATCGCAAGAGAATATTTCAGGAGATAAAAATTTTCTCGGACTACCTAATACTTACAATACAGATTTTACATCTGCAGGATTGGGAATTATCTATTCACATTCCTTTACTAATGTTTTTTGTCCTTTCGTTTCTATTGGCGCCGCATATGATTGGTATACTTTTCAAACAGATGGAGTTAAAAGTATTTACTTTAATTATTCTAATGGCGGTGAAAAGAATTCTTTAGTTTATACTGTAAATGGCGGATTTAGGTTTAATGTTTCGAATGGGATTGGAATTTCCGCTGATATTGGTTATAACTATATAGCAAATGACAATTTGGATGCGATTAAAATTGGTGAATTTGAAGACTTTTATTTATGTGCGAACATTGGTATAATCATAAATTTATTTAATGAAGATATTGATAGTGATGGTGACGGAATTGTTGATTCTAAAGATCTTTGTCCAAGCGAAGCCGAAGATATTGATGGATTTCATGACGAAGACGGATGTCCAGACAATGATAATGATGGAGATGGAATTAAAGATGATAATGACCTTTGTCCAAATATCAAAGAAGATTTTGACGGATTTAAGGATGAAGACGGTTGTCCCGACGAAGACAATGATAATGACGGTATAAAAGACGCGGATGATTTATGTCAAAACAATAAAGAAGATTTTGATGGATTTCAAGATGAAGACGGTTGTCCTGATATAGATAATGATAATGATGGAATATTAGATGCCGATGATAAATGTCCAAATGCTCCTGAAACATTTAATGGTTATCAAGATGAAGACGGTTGCCCTGACGAAGCACCAAAACCTGTAATTATTGAAAAAGAAAAACAACCTGAAGTAAAAGAAAAACCTAAAAAAGTTAAAGAAGAAAAGAAAGAATCAGTTGATTTAACTAACGTTCCGAGTATTTTTTCTCTTCAAGGCGAATCAACTTTTTCAGCAAATAACTTACAAATAAAGAGTTCCGCAAATAGCAGATTAAATGAAATTGCTGAACAAATGAAAAAATATCCTTCCGTTAAGTGGAGAATTGAAGTTCATATTGATAAACAGAATTCTGCCGTGGAAGCATCGTCTATAACCAGACAGCAGGCATCTGCAATTTTAAGTTATTTAATATCAAGAGGCGTATCATCCGAAAATCTGCAGGCGGTCGGTCTCGGTGATTCTTCACCTGTTTCAAACAATAATACGGTTTATGGAAGGATGAAAAATAAACGAGTAATAATTAAACGGTTATCAAATTAGATTATGAGAAACTCATTTATTAAAATTCTTGTCTTATTTACGATTTTTATTATTGCAAATTCTTGCGTTGAAGATCATGTAATGCCTAAAATCGGTACTGTTTTTATTACATCGGATCCTATTGGAGCAAAAATATTTCTTGATGATGAAGATCAGAATAAGCAAACTCCTGATTCACTGAACAATCTTCTAGAAGGCGAATATAAAATAACATTGAAATTAAATGAATTTAATGATACAACTTTTAATATCAATGTGAAGAATCATTCGAATATCTCAGAAAATATTTATTTGAATGAATCTAACCCAAAAGGTAAAATAATTTTAAATTCAAGTCCGTCTGGAGCGCAGATTTATCTAGATGGAATTAATACAGGTAAAACAACACCAGATACTTTAAAGAATTTAAGAAGAGGCAGTTACAATATTAAATTAAAATTAAGTCTGTATGATGACTCTGATTTCCAAGTAGAATTGAATAAAGATCAAACAATTAGCAAAAATACACAAATGTTAGTTGCCGGCACTTCTTCAAGTTTAGCCATAACTTCTAATCCGTCAGGAGCAACAATTACCATAAATGATGAAGCAATTAATAAGACAACACCTTATACTTTGAAACCAATTAGTTCAGGCACATATAAAATAAAACTATCATTAGTAAACTATAGAGACACAACAGTAACTGTAAGTGTTTCATCCGGTGAAGCTAAAACGGCAAATATTAACCTTACTCTTTATGAACCAAGAGGAAGTATTTCTCTTACATCAAATCCTACGAATGCTGCAATTTTTATTGATGGAACAAATACTAATTTGTTTACGCCTAATAAATTATCAAAGCTTGAAGCCGGTCAATATGAAATCACATTAAAATATTTGGGATACTATGATACAACATTTACGGTAAACGTAAACAGAGATCAGAATACTACAGTTCCAATAGTCAATATGCAGTTTTTACCTGAAATAGGTGATTTTAAAATAAACTCTGATCCTGTTGGTGCTGATATTTATGTCGATGGTTTAAGCACGGGATTTTCTACTCCTCATACTTTTGTAACATTACTTGTAAAAGAATACAGTGTTACTTTGAAATTGAAAGATTTTGCTGATACGACAATAAATTTTGATTTAATTAAAGATAATGTTGTTGATCTTGGAACTGTTTATTTAAGAGATATCGTTCCAGCAGTTGATGTCATAATTGATTATAAAATAAATTCAAATCAACAATTGGTGTTCTCGTTTATATTTAATCAGGATATTAAATTAACTTCTATTTCCGCCGAAGATCCAAACGGTACTACTTGGCCGCAAAGTTTTAATGAATTGGTGCCAAAAGGCAGAGTTAAAGATATTATTTACCCTGAAAAAATAAACGGTAAATGGAAGTTTACGATTTCAGGTAATAAAACCGGCGGTAGGAAAGCTGATTTTGAGATTAGCGAAGAAGTTACAGTTCAATAATTAAAATTTTGGAAAATATTTTTGCCTAAAAGCAATAAACATATTTATTATTTTTCGGTGAAAAAACATAATCATTAAAAAGAAAATTTAATTTAATGGAATAAAACAAATTCGGAACGTAGCGCAGTCCGGTAGCGTACTTGAATGGGGTTCAAGGGGTCGCGGGTTCAAATCCCGCCGTTCCGACTCATAAACTCTTCATAAAACAAAAACAATTGAGATCAAAATTGAATAACGATAAACCACAATGCCATTGCGGTATTTTTGGAATTTTTGGTATTGAAAACCCGGCTATTTATACTTATTACGGATTGCACGCACTTCAACATAGAGGGCAGGAAGCTTCTGGAATTATTACTGCGTCAACTACTTCAAATCAGAAAACAAAATTCAATATTCATAAAGGTATTGGCTTAGTTTCTGAAGTATTTTCAGATTCTGAAATATTTGAAAAGAAACTAAATGGTTTCGCGGCGGTTGGTCATAATAGATATTCTACGACGGGTGCTTCCGATTCTTTTAAAAATATTCAGCCCTTTACCGTTAATTATCGAATGGGAAACTTGGCAATTGCGCATAACGGTCAATTGACAAATTCTGATAAAATTAGAAGTGAGCTTATTGATGAAGGAGCAATATTTCAAACGACAAGCGATACAGAAGTTATTCTTCATTTAATTGCACGCTGTAAATTAGAATCACAAATTGAACAAGTAATTGAAGCACTTAGAAAAGTTGAAGGAGCTTTTTCGGTAATTATTTTAACGGATGATAAATTAATTGCCGCACGGGATCCAAACGGTTTTAGACCTTTAGCCCTAGGCAAGATAAATGATTCTTTCGTAATTGCTTCGGAAACTTGTGCTTTTGATATTAATGATATAGAATATATTAGAGATGTTGAACCCGGTGAACTTTTGGTAATTGACATTAATACGAAAAATCTAGATGATATAAAATCATATAAACTAAATGAAAAATCGGTAAGTAAAAAACATTGTGTTTTTGAATTTATTTATTTTTCAAGACCTGACAGTAGAATATTCGGTTCTAATGTAGACAAAATTAGAAGAAAATTGGGCAAAGTGCTTGCAAATCATCATCCGGTTTATCCTGATAATCCTGATGAAAAAGTTATTGTGATTAGTGTTCCGGATAGTTCTAATACTGTGGCAATTGGCTATCAAACACAATTAGAAAAAATGGGAATTCGTTCAAAACATGAAATTGGATTGATAAGGAGTCATTATATAGGCAGAACTTTTATTCTACCCGGACAAGGCAAAAGGGAAGTTGGCGTTAGAATTAAATTTAATACCGTAAAAGGTGTGCTTGAAGATAAAAAGGTTGTATTAATTGACGATTCAATTGTTAGAGGAACAACCTCTAAACAATTGATTAAATTGATAAGAGATGCCGGAGCACGCTCAATTCATGTAAGGATTTCTTCGCCACCAATTCTTCATCCTTGTTATTACGGCATGGATTTTCCTTCTGAGGAAGAATTGATCGCTAACAAATTCAACGGGAATATTAAAGAAATAGAAAAATATCTTGGCGTTGAATCATTAAATTATATGTCGTTAGATCAAATGTTGGAAGCAATGGTTGATCATAAACCGGAAGATTTTTGTACTGCTTGCTTTTCAGGTAATTACCCCGTTTCGGTAAATACAAATTTCGAAAAGTCAGCCTATGAAATTTAAAATTATAGTAATAATTGTATTTTCAGTAAATACTATAATTTTTTCGCAGGCAAAGTATTTTATTAAATTTAATAGTAATTTGTCCGTTACCGAATGTGAATCCATTATTGAACAAAAATTTTATGTGAATAGTTTAGCCAAACGTTCAAAGCAGTTTTATTATTCTTTGGCTAAAAATACAACAACCGTCTAATCTAAATTTGATAATATTTTTATTGTAGATTTTTCACCCGATCAAAATAATCTCCTCATTGATTTTCGGAACGATCCTTCTGTAGTATTTCTTCAGCAATCCTTAATTTACAAAATTGACACATTACCTAGCGATTCACTTTTTTCCGAACAATGGGGTTTACAAAATATTGGAGCTGAAAAAGCATGGGATTTAATACCGCAAAATGCTGAAAAAATTATTCTTGCAATTATTGATACCGGAATCGATTATTTTCATCCGGATTTGAAAGATCAGTTTTTTGTTAATCCGCATGAAACCGGTATTGATAATCAAGGCAATGATAAATCTACAAACGGAATTGACGATGACGGTAATGGATTCATTGATGATTTTTCTGGATGGGATTTTGTAAATAAAGTAAATTTAATTTCAAATTCCGCAAATAGTGATTTTTTTGATTGGGATAACGACCCAATTGATGAAAACGGTCATGGAACAAATGTAGCTGGAATTATTGGAGCACGACATAATTCAATAGGAATAGCCGGAGTTAATCAAAATATACAAATATTAAATTTGCGCGCGTTCGATAAAAATGGGAACGGTGACGAAGATGACGTAGCTTCAGCTATTATTTATGCGGTTAATATGGGTGCAAAAATCATCAATATGAGCTGGGGAGATTCAGAATATTCTCAAATTTTAAAAGATGTAATTGACTACGCTGATTCGAAAGGAGTTGTTTTAGTAGCTAGTTCAGGCAACAGTGGTTCTGACCTTCCACATTTTCCATCAGGTTTCAATAATGTAATTAGTGTCGGTGCAATTCAAAAAAATGAAACGCTTGCCGGATTTTCCAACTTTGGCTCTTCAATTGATTTAGTAGCGCCGGGTTCACAGATTATAACAACAGATCTAAACAATTCATACAAAAATGTAAGTGGAACTTCAGCCTCAGCGCCGTTTGTTAGTGCTTCAGCTTCAATCCTATTATCTTACAATAGTTTTTCAAGTGAAGAAGTAAAACAAATTTTAAAGACTACCGCTAAGGATTTGGGAAATTTAGGATGGGATGAAAAATATGGAGCAGGAAACTTAAATCTTAGCAATGCCTTAAGCTTGCTTTTACCTTCTGAGTTTAAGATAAATTTCCCTGAGAATGATTACTGCACAAATTCAAATGAACTTACAATAAACATTACTTGCATTTCACCTTTGTTTAAAAATTACAAAATACAATATGGAATCGGATTTAATCCCTTAAATTGGAATGATATCGATATAGAAAATAATGAATATCAAGTTTTGAATGAAAATATCCATACACTTAACCTTAAAGAACTAATTGATACAGTTTACACAATTAGGCTAATTGTAAATACAAGTAATGAAAGAACTTTCGAAGAACGTTCCAGTTTCGTTATTGATAGAACAAAACCAAAGATCATTTCTTATTTCATTTCTCCGGCATTGTTAAATGATAACGAAACAATACAAGCATCAATAATAACGGATGATAAAACAACCGCGCAGATTTTTTATAGAAAAAAAAACAGTGATGAAAAATTCAATTCAATCTATTTGGATAACTTTTCTTCCGAAATTAAAATAATTTCGCAAAAACATCACGGTTTTCTTCCGAACGATATTATTCAAAATCCATTCGAAATCGAATTTTATTTTGTATTAACCAACCAAGCAGGATTGGAGTATTCTTTATTCAACAACGATAATTATTTTACAATTGAAAGTTCACTTGAAAAAAATACATTACTATTAAATAAAAAACCGTATTCGCTTCCGATAGGTAGAATTTTCCCTGAACAAATTAATTTTTTTGAATATAGATAATAATTATGTGTTCATTAATGAAAATACATCTCCAGCCGATTTAAGTAT
This genomic stretch from Ignavibacteriota bacterium harbors:
- a CDS encoding OmpA family protein, with protein sequence MIRKYFFILIIINCLTLTTFAQSSKNIHPYSNDLLLTLGVGPNYALTDYENSNFGLSFVGGLEYYLPTSNRNVFGFKLNLSQENISGDKNFLGLPNTYNTDFTSAGLGIIYSHSFTNVFCPFVSIGAAYDWYTFQTDGVKSIYFNYSNGGEKNSLVYTVNGGFRFNVSNGIGISADIGYNYIANDNLDAIKIGEFEDFYLCANIGIIINLFNEDIDSDGDGIVDSKDLCPSEAEDIDGFHDEDGCPDNDNDGDGIKDDNDLCPNIKEDFDGFKDEDGCPDEDNDNDGIKDADDLCQNNKEDFDGFQDEDGCPDIDNDNDGILDADDKCPNAPETFNGYQDEDGCPDEAPKPVIIEKEKQPEVKEKPKKVKEEKKESVDLTNVPSIFSLQGESTFSANNLQIKSSANSRLNEIAEQMKKYPSVKWRIEVHIDKQNSAVEASSITRQQASAILSYLISRGVSSENLQAVGLGDSSPVSNNNTVYGRMKNKRVIIKRLSN
- a CDS encoding PEGA domain-containing protein, translated to MRNSFIKILVLFTIFIIANSCVEDHVMPKIGTVFITSDPIGAKIFLDDEDQNKQTPDSLNNLLEGEYKITLKLNEFNDTTFNINVKNHSNISENIYLNESNPKGKIILNSSPSGAQIYLDGINTGKTTPDTLKNLRRGSYNIKLKLSLYDDSDFQVELNKDQTISKNTQMLVAGTSSSLAITSNPSGATITINDEAINKTTPYTLKPISSGTYKIKLSLVNYRDTTVTVSVSSGEAKTANINLTLYEPRGSISLTSNPTNAAIFIDGTNTNLFTPNKLSKLEAGQYEITLKYLGYYDTTFTVNVNRDQNTTVPIVNMQFLPEIGDFKINSDPVGADIYVDGLSTGFSTPHTFVTLLVKEYSVTLKLKDFADTTINFDLIKDNVVDLGTVYLRDIVPAVDVIIDYKINSNQQLVFSFIFNQDIKLTSISAEDPNGTTWPQSFNELVPKGRVKDIIYPEKINGKWKFTISGNKTGGRKADFEISEEVTVQ
- a CDS encoding amidophosphoribosyltransferase, producing the protein MNNDKPQCHCGIFGIFGIENPAIYTYYGLHALQHRGQEASGIITASTTSNQKTKFNIHKGIGLVSEVFSDSEIFEKKLNGFAAVGHNRYSTTGASDSFKNIQPFTVNYRMGNLAIAHNGQLTNSDKIRSELIDEGAIFQTTSDTEVILHLIARCKLESQIEQVIEALRKVEGAFSVIILTDDKLIAARDPNGFRPLALGKINDSFVIASETCAFDINDIEYIRDVEPGELLVIDINTKNLDDIKSYKLNEKSVSKKHCVFEFIYFSRPDSRIFGSNVDKIRRKLGKVLANHHPVYPDNPDEKVIVISVPDSSNTVAIGYQTQLEKMGIRSKHEIGLIRSHYIGRTFILPGQGKREVGVRIKFNTVKGVLEDKKVVLIDDSIVRGTTSKQLIKLIRDAGARSIHVRISSPPILHPCYYGMDFPSEEELIANKFNGNIKEIEKYLGVESLNYMSLDQMLEAMVDHKPEDFCTACFSGNYPVSVNTNFEKSAYEI
- a CDS encoding S8 family serine peptidase: MFIVDFSPDQNNLLIDFRNDPSVVFLQQSLIYKIDTLPSDSLFSEQWGLQNIGAEKAWDLIPQNAEKIILAIIDTGIDYFHPDLKDQFFVNPHETGIDNQGNDKSTNGIDDDGNGFIDDFSGWDFVNKVNLISNSANSDFFDWDNDPIDENGHGTNVAGIIGARHNSIGIAGVNQNIQILNLRAFDKNGNGDEDDVASAIIYAVNMGAKIINMSWGDSEYSQILKDVIDYADSKGVVLVASSGNSGSDLPHFPSGFNNVISVGAIQKNETLAGFSNFGSSIDLVAPGSQIITTDLNNSYKNVSGTSASAPFVSASASILLSYNSFSSEEVKQILKTTAKDLGNLGWDEKYGAGNLNLSNALSLLLPSEFKINFPENDYCTNSNELTINITCISPLFKNYKIQYGIGFNPLNWNDIDIENNEYQVLNENIHTLNLKELIDTVYTIRLIVNTSNERTFEERSSFVIDRTKPKIISYFISPALLNDNETIQASIITDDKTTAQIFYRKKNSDEKFNSIYLDNFSSEIKIISQKHHGFLPNDIIQNPFEIEFYFVLTNQAGLEYSLFNNDNYFTIESSLEKNTLLLNKKPYSLPIGRIFPEQINFFEYR